One stretch of Halapricum desulfuricans DNA includes these proteins:
- the hisF gene encoding imidazole glycerol phosphate synthase subunit HisF, translating to MLTKRIIPCIDVDLDEEGNAAVYTGVNFEDLQYTGDPVEMAKRYNEAGADEFVFLDITASAEGRATMLETVERVADEVFIPLTVGGGIRTREDIKETLRAGADKVSINSGAIANPDLIEEGAMAFGNQCIVISVDARRRFDERGEHYVDIDGESAWFECTVKGGREGTGMDVVEWVQEAEERGAGELFVNSIDADGTKDGYDIPLTKAVTDVVSTPVIASSGCGGPEDMYEVFTEADADAGLAASIFHFGEYSIQETKEYLDERGVPVRL from the coding sequence ATGCTCACCAAACGGATCATCCCCTGCATCGACGTGGATCTCGACGAGGAGGGGAACGCGGCGGTGTACACGGGGGTCAACTTCGAGGACCTGCAGTACACGGGCGATCCGGTCGAGATGGCCAAACGCTACAACGAGGCCGGGGCCGACGAGTTCGTCTTTCTGGATATCACGGCCTCCGCGGAGGGGCGGGCGACGATGCTCGAAACCGTCGAACGGGTCGCCGACGAGGTGTTCATCCCGCTGACTGTCGGCGGCGGCATCCGCACCCGGGAGGATATCAAAGAGACCCTGCGCGCCGGTGCGGACAAGGTCTCGATCAACTCGGGCGCGATCGCGAACCCCGACCTGATCGAGGAGGGCGCGATGGCTTTCGGCAACCAGTGTATCGTCATCAGCGTCGACGCCCGACGGCGGTTCGACGAACGGGGCGAACACTACGTCGACATCGACGGCGAGTCGGCCTGGTTCGAGTGTACTGTCAAGGGCGGGCGTGAAGGCACCGGCATGGACGTCGTCGAGTGGGTTCAGGAAGCCGAAGAGCGCGGCGCGGGCGAGTTGTTCGTCAACTCGATCGACGCCGACGGCACCAAGGACGGCTACGACATCCCGCTGACGAAAGCCGTCACTGACGTCGTTTCGACGCCCGTGATCGCCTCCTCCGGGTGTGGCGGTCCCGAGGACATGTACGAGGTGTTCACCGAGGCCGACGCCGACGCCGGACTCGCGGCGTCGATCTTCCACTTCGGCGAATACTCGATCCAGGAGACCAAAGAATACCTGGACGAGCGCGGCGTGCCCGTCCGGTTATGA
- a CDS encoding DUF7550 family protein, whose translation MDEETTHGDERAEAYDPENVSLPSRAPPLRSTAPQSGFTPRQVAIGAVVLAVGLVVTFGLPIALA comes from the coding sequence ATGGACGAGGAGACGACCCACGGCGACGAACGAGCGGAAGCGTACGATCCGGAAAACGTCTCGCTACCCTCACGGGCACCGCCCCTGCGGAGCACTGCTCCGCAGAGCGGGTTCACGCCTCGACAGGTCGCGATCGGTGCGGTCGTGCTCGCAGTCGGGCTCGTCGTGACGTTCGGGCTTCCGATCGCGCTGGCGTGA
- a CDS encoding helix-turn-helix domain-containing protein has product MSQPMTEYLSQDMHCEGLLECIHGLKELDKEVFRTLSDADDPMTVDEIAEEVERERSTAYRSVQRLLSSGFIQKEQVNYDQGGYYHVYHPTDPDQIADDMQRVLNDWYAKMGQLISEFREQYRDSTPVEQ; this is encoded by the coding sequence ATGTCACAGCCGATGACGGAGTACCTCTCGCAGGACATGCACTGTGAGGGGCTTCTCGAATGCATTCACGGGCTCAAAGAACTCGACAAGGAGGTCTTTCGGACGCTGTCGGACGCCGACGACCCGATGACCGTCGACGAGATCGCTGAAGAAGTCGAGCGCGAGCGCTCGACGGCCTACCGGTCGGTCCAGCGGCTCCTCTCGTCGGGATTCATCCAGAAAGAGCAGGTGAACTACGATCAGGGCGGGTACTACCACGTCTATCACCCGACCGATCCGGACCAGATCGCAGACGACATGCAGCGGGTACTCAACGACTGGTACGCCAAGATGGGGCAACTCATCAGCGAGTTCCGTGAACAGTACCGCGACTCCACGCCCGTCGAGCAGTGA
- the trxA gene encoding thioredoxin yields the protein MSEADELEEIKQQKMQELQSDDSAGAETPDEPIHVESSDHYQEILGDYDVVLVDFYADWCGPCQMLEPITEDIAEETDAAVAKVDVDAHQQLAAQYGVRGVPTVVLAVDGETAEQMVGVRDKSHYVSQIEQHLN from the coding sequence ATGAGTGAAGCAGACGAACTCGAAGAAATCAAGCAACAGAAGATGCAGGAGTTGCAGTCCGACGATTCGGCCGGTGCGGAGACGCCGGACGAGCCGATCCACGTCGAGAGTTCCGACCACTATCAGGAGATTCTCGGGGACTACGACGTCGTGCTCGTGGACTTCTACGCGGACTGGTGTGGTCCGTGCCAGATGCTCGAGCCGATCACCGAAGACATCGCCGAGGAGACCGACGCCGCCGTCGCCAAGGTCGACGTCGACGCCCACCAGCAGCTCGCGGCGCAGTACGGCGTTCGCGGCGTGCCGACCGTCGTACTCGCAGTCGACGGCGAGACGGCCGAGCAGATGGTCGGGGTCCGCGACAAGTCCCACTACGTCTCCCAGATCGAGCAGCACCTCAACTAG
- a CDS encoding MaoC family dehydratase gives MPIYFEDITVGETETFGSYTVSREEILEFARQYDPQPFHVDGEAAAESQFGGLVASGWHTAAMTMRVLVDGFLERAATRGALGVDELRWYDPVRPGDTLSARTEVVATEPWSDDYGKADVRVETHVDGEVVCSMVGLILFARREP, from the coding sequence ATGCCGATCTATTTCGAAGACATCACCGTGGGCGAGACGGAGACGTTCGGTTCGTACACGGTCTCCCGGGAGGAGATCCTCGAGTTCGCCCGTCAGTACGACCCCCAGCCGTTTCACGTCGACGGCGAGGCCGCCGCCGAGTCGCAGTTCGGCGGGCTGGTCGCCAGCGGCTGGCACACCGCCGCGATGACGATGCGGGTGCTGGTCGACGGGTTCCTCGAACGGGCCGCCACGCGCGGCGCGCTCGGCGTCGACGAACTCCGGTGGTACGACCCCGTCCGACCGGGCGACACGCTGTCGGCCCGGACCGAAGTCGTCGCGACCGAACCCTGGAGCGACGACTACGGGAAAGCCGACGTACGCGTCGAGACCCACGTCGACGGTGAAGTCGTCTGCTCGATGGTCGGATTGATCCTGTTCGCGAGACGGGAACCGTAG
- a CDS encoding ATP-binding cassette domain-containing protein, with protein sequence MSDLLEVSDVSVAFGDARVLDSVSLSVGRGEFVGLVGPNGAGKTTLLRAINGVRAPDDGSVRVDGDRLADRSTKAWSRRVATVPQDTSVSFAFDVEAVVEMGRAPHRRRTQFGTSERDRRRVEDALELTNTADLRDRPIDELSGGERQRVFVARALAQDTPLLALDEPTASLDVNHQVEILRLVSDLVGDGRAALAAIHDLELAARFCDRLALLSNGRIRAVGPPESVLRSDALDPAFETTTAVATNPVTGTPTVTAGADQSGDDGRRVHVVGGGRVGSRAIASLQRAGHEPSAGVLRSGDLALETASSLDVPVATTPAAGPVDPDAVAAAHELTADASVVVLADVEVGPRQWALDLADGVPAVVLLEERSLTDRLHGGERARERYENLRHRATTADPEALPSAVEAAVGTVERTADD encoded by the coding sequence GTGAGCGATCTGCTCGAAGTCTCGGACGTCTCGGTCGCGTTCGGTGACGCTCGCGTGCTCGACTCGGTCTCGCTCTCGGTCGGGCGCGGGGAGTTCGTCGGCCTCGTCGGCCCGAACGGCGCCGGCAAGACGACGCTGCTGCGGGCGATCAACGGCGTCCGCGCACCCGACGACGGGTCCGTCCGCGTCGACGGTGATCGACTGGCCGATCGCTCGACGAAAGCATGGAGTCGGCGGGTCGCAACCGTCCCCCAGGACACCAGCGTCTCCTTCGCCTTCGACGTCGAAGCCGTCGTCGAGATGGGGCGCGCTCCACACCGGCGGCGCACCCAGTTCGGCACCTCCGAGCGCGACCGCCGCCGGGTCGAAGACGCCCTGGAACTGACGAACACCGCCGATCTGCGGGACCGCCCGATCGACGAACTCTCCGGCGGCGAGCGCCAGCGTGTGTTCGTCGCCCGCGCGCTGGCTCAGGACACGCCGCTGCTGGCGCTGGACGAACCGACCGCGAGCCTCGACGTCAACCATCAGGTCGAGATCCTCCGGCTGGTCAGCGACCTCGTCGGCGACGGCCGGGCGGCCCTGGCGGCGATCCACGACCTCGAACTCGCCGCGCGCTTCTGTGACCGGCTCGCGCTGCTGTCGAACGGGCGGATACGGGCGGTCGGCCCGCCGGAGTCGGTGCTCCGGTCGGACGCGTTAGATCCCGCTTTCGAGACGACCACGGCGGTCGCGACGAACCCGGTCACCGGAACGCCGACCGTGACTGCCGGAGCCGACCAGTCCGGCGACGACGGTCGACGCGTGCACGTCGTCGGTGGCGGGCGCGTCGGATCGCGGGCGATCGCGAGCCTGCAACGAGCGGGCCACGAGCCGAGCGCGGGCGTCCTCCGGAGCGGCGATCTGGCGCTCGAAACGGCGTCGTCGCTCGACGTGCCGGTCGCGACGACCCCCGCCGCAGGCCCGGTCGATCCCGACGCCGTCGCGGCCGCACACGAACTGACCGCCGACGCGTCGGTCGTCGTCCTCGCTGACGTCGAGGTCGGCCCCCGCCAGTGGGCGCTCGATCTCGCGGACGGTGTGCCGGCGGTCGTCCTGCTGGAGGAACGGTCCCTCACAGATCGGCTGCACGGGGGCGAGCGTGCGCGCGAGCGATACGAAAACCTCCGCCATCGGGCGACGACCGCCGACCCGGAGGCGCTCCCCTCGGCGGTCGAGGCGGCTGTCGGGACGGTCGAACGGACGGCCGACGATTGA
- the btuC gene encoding vitamin B12 ABC transporter permease BtuC, whose protein sequence is MRVRRRTALWSSGLLAALVAVVLTSATIGPVELSLPVVAKATLNAVGVPTGVSLSAETASLAGLSVPWPGIDVRYAYPFAFGVPETSELIVRQVRLPRIVLGAVVGFSLGTAGAVMQGFFRNPMADPSIIGVSTGAAVGAVATIALPALLPFGLQTAAFVGAVVTAFVVYLLATEDGRTPVATLLLAGVAVQTFLGAVVSFLLLQSGESLEEAVYWLMGNLHGVGWDEVATTLPATVVLFGALVPFARDLNVLMLGEADARTLGIPVEWTKRLLLALSSLLTAAAVAVAGVIGFVGLIVPHMMRLVVGPDHRVLLPTSALAGAVFLVVTDTLARANPQELPVGIVTAALGAPFFLFLLRRQEVHEL, encoded by the coding sequence ATGCGAGTCAGACGCCGAACCGCCCTCTGGTCGAGCGGGCTGCTCGCGGCGCTGGTCGCGGTCGTACTCACGAGTGCGACGATCGGGCCGGTCGAGCTCAGCCTGCCGGTCGTCGCGAAGGCGACGCTGAACGCCGTCGGCGTCCCGACCGGCGTCTCGCTTTCGGCCGAGACGGCGTCGCTCGCCGGCCTGTCGGTACCGTGGCCGGGGATCGACGTCCGGTACGCCTACCCCTTCGCGTTCGGCGTGCCCGAGACGAGCGAACTCATCGTCCGGCAGGTGCGCCTGCCGCGGATCGTCCTCGGGGCGGTCGTGGGCTTCTCGCTCGGCACCGCCGGGGCGGTCATGCAGGGCTTCTTCCGGAACCCGATGGCCGACCCGTCGATCATCGGCGTCTCGACCGGCGCGGCGGTGGGTGCGGTCGCGACCATCGCGCTCCCGGCGCTGCTCCCGTTCGGGCTCCAGACGGCGGCCTTTGTCGGCGCGGTCGTGACGGCCTTCGTCGTCTATCTGCTCGCGACCGAAGACGGTCGGACGCCGGTCGCGACGCTGTTGCTTGCCGGCGTGGCCGTCCAGACGTTTCTCGGCGCCGTCGTCTCGTTTCTGTTGCTCCAGAGCGGCGAGAGCCTCGAGGAGGCCGTCTACTGGCTGATGGGCAACCTCCACGGCGTCGGCTGGGACGAGGTCGCCACGACGCTGCCGGCGACTGTCGTCCTGTTCGGTGCGCTGGTTCCGTTCGCGCGCGACCTCAACGTCCTCATGCTCGGCGAGGCGGACGCGCGGACGCTGGGTATCCCCGTCGAGTGGACCAAGCGCCTGCTGCTGGCGCTGTCGAGTCTACTGACGGCCGCCGCGGTCGCCGTCGCCGGCGTCATCGGCTTCGTCGGGCTCATCGTCCCGCACATGATGCGGCTGGTCGTCGGCCCGGACCACCGCGTGCTGTTGCCGACCAGCGCGCTCGCCGGGGCGGTCTTTCTGGTCGTGACCGACACGCTCGCCCGCGCGAACCCCCAGGAGCTGCCGGTCGGGATCGTCACCGCCGCGCTCGGCGCGCCGTTCTTTCTGTTCTTGCTCCGTCGCCAGGAGGTGCACGAGCTGTGA
- a CDS encoding PGF-CTERM-anchored ABC transporter substrate-binding protein produces MARSRLAVVAVMLLVVVSTGGVAAIAPAQTVAPTERQGLQNDAASLDPGQSAALQAENCSFPVEVTDATGETVTIEQEPDRVVALGASVAQTMWAIDAEEKVVGLPTGYTTAYLNGSQDRTNVLGANQNAIVENVVDLEPDVVLAANIIDEDDVETLRDNGLTVVRFEGASSISDVTEKTRLTGQLVGACEGAATVADEMNATVEEVRASATDGESPTVYYAMGGGWTAGPDTFIGDVIATAGGDNVAAAADIRTYGEISEEVIAAENPDWIVVPEGRELPKSPAINATTAVQNDQIVRVNANFISQPGPRVTEPLQDLSAAFNPDGASETPTVTETDGDAVTTESDGGATDAPTTEAPTTDSGSGFGPGFGPVAALLALLASGLLARRR; encoded by the coding sequence ATGGCACGATCACGACTCGCAGTCGTCGCGGTAATGCTGCTGGTGGTCGTCTCGACCGGCGGGGTCGCGGCGATCGCACCGGCACAGACAGTTGCACCGACGGAACGACAGGGCCTTCAGAACGACGCGGCGTCGCTCGATCCCGGGCAGTCGGCCGCGCTCCAGGCTGAGAACTGCTCGTTCCCGGTCGAGGTGACAGACGCGACTGGGGAGACGGTCACGATCGAGCAAGAGCCCGACCGCGTGGTCGCGCTCGGCGCGAGCGTCGCCCAGACGATGTGGGCGATCGACGCCGAAGAGAAAGTCGTCGGGCTCCCCACCGGGTACACGACGGCGTACCTGAACGGCTCACAGGACCGGACGAACGTCCTCGGGGCGAATCAGAACGCGATCGTCGAGAACGTCGTCGACCTCGAGCCCGACGTGGTGCTTGCGGCGAACATCATCGACGAGGACGACGTCGAGACGCTCCGGGACAACGGCCTGACAGTCGTCCGCTTCGAAGGAGCGAGTTCGATCTCGGACGTGACTGAAAAGACCCGCCTGACTGGACAGCTCGTCGGCGCCTGTGAGGGGGCCGCCACAGTCGCCGACGAGATGAACGCGACAGTCGAGGAAGTGCGCGCGAGCGCGACCGACGGCGAGAGTCCGACCGTCTACTACGCGATGGGCGGCGGCTGGACGGCCGGCCCGGACACGTTCATCGGCGACGTGATCGCGACGGCGGGCGGCGACAACGTCGCGGCCGCGGCGGACATCCGGACGTACGGTGAGATCAGCGAGGAAGTGATCGCCGCGGAGAACCCCGACTGGATCGTCGTGCCGGAGGGACGGGAACTCCCCAAGAGCCCCGCGATCAACGCCACGACAGCCGTCCAGAACGACCAGATCGTCAGGGTGAACGCGAACTTCATCAGTCAGCCCGGACCGCGCGTGACCGAGCCGTTGCAGGACCTCTCGGCGGCGTTCAACCCGGACGGTGCGAGCGAGACGCCGACGGTCACGGAGACCGACGGAGACGCTGTCACGACTGAATCCGACGGCGGGGCGACCGACGCACCCACGACGGAAGCGCCGACAACCGACTCCGGAAGCGGGTTCGGACCCGGCTTCGGACCGGTCGCGGCACTGCTCGCACTGCTGGCGTCGGGACTGCTCGCGCGGCGTCGCTGA
- a CDS encoding HAD family hydrolase translates to MHVYQAISFDCFGTLLSVERPDDPAAAVADALDRRGIDVPDDWARVYAEPHREVEPGREGSLVAHVVAALRNRGRDPATPTVRAAVLAAFESPVRTRDGAVAAVDAAASVGPVGVCSNCSVPGLVERSLKRSALDVEHFEAVVTSVDCGWRKPDRRAFEAVADALDTTPADLLHVGDDPETDGAAPEAALLSERSLPELAARWRDQQ, encoded by the coding sequence GTGCACGTCTACCAGGCAATCTCGTTCGACTGCTTCGGAACGTTGCTGTCGGTCGAACGGCCCGACGATCCGGCCGCCGCCGTCGCCGACGCGCTCGATCGACGAGGGATCGACGTTCCGGACGACTGGGCGCGCGTCTACGCGGAGCCACATCGGGAGGTCGAGCCCGGTCGGGAGGGTTCGCTGGTCGCACACGTCGTCGCCGCGCTCCGGAATCGCGGACGCGACCCGGCGACGCCGACCGTCCGGGCGGCCGTGCTGGCGGCGTTCGAGTCGCCGGTCCGGACGCGTGACGGTGCTGTCGCGGCCGTCGATGCGGCCGCGAGCGTCGGCCCGGTCGGCGTCTGCTCGAACTGCAGCGTCCCCGGACTGGTCGAACGGTCGCTGAAACGGTCCGCACTGGACGTCGAGCACTTCGAGGCGGTCGTCACGAGCGTCGACTGCGGCTGGCGCAAGCCCGACCGCCGGGCGTTCGAGGCCGTCGCCGACGCGCTCGACACGACCCCGGCCGATCTGTTGCACGTCGGCGACGATCCCGAAACCGACGGGGCCGCGCCCGAGGCTGCCCTCCTCTCGGAGCGATCGCTGCCGGAACTGGCCGCTCGCTGGAGGGACCAGCAGTGA
- the cbiB gene encoding adenosylcobinamide-phosphate synthase CbiB, which translates to MSEAAVLAIALASMLDALVGEPPNRFHPVAYLGRLVTPIDRAWSRPRLVGALAAAVIPVLAGSLAWLVVAGALRAGWLAGALAAGLVLFSTTSLRALVEAAREVVEIADADPDRARERIPALVGRDTETLSPGELRSGAVESAAENLADGLVAPLLAFVVGTRFATAFGATPALALGVAAAAWVKGVNTLDSMLGYRSKPVGWASARLDDLVMAVPARVAAVAIAIAARRPGAVPDARSWAREPPSPNSGWPMATLAVALGVRLTKPSVYDLNPGAPVPDRETGARGVRIVAGAGVLSMLAGGVMAWP; encoded by the coding sequence GTGAGCGAAGCCGCCGTGCTGGCGATCGCGCTCGCGAGTATGCTCGACGCGCTCGTCGGCGAACCGCCGAACCGATTCCACCCGGTCGCGTATCTCGGACGGCTCGTCACCCCGATCGATCGGGCGTGGTCTCGCCCCCGGCTCGTCGGGGCGCTCGCAGCCGCCGTGATCCCCGTACTCGCGGGGTCGCTGGCCTGGCTGGTCGTCGCGGGTGCGCTCCGTGCCGGCTGGCTCGCGGGTGCGCTCGCGGCCGGGCTCGTCCTCTTCTCGACGACGAGCCTCCGCGCGCTGGTCGAGGCCGCGCGCGAGGTCGTCGAGATCGCGGACGCCGATCCCGACCGGGCACGCGAGCGGATCCCGGCGCTCGTCGGTCGCGATACCGAGACGCTCTCGCCGGGAGAACTCCGGAGCGGCGCGGTCGAGAGCGCCGCCGAGAACCTCGCCGACGGGCTGGTCGCGCCGCTGCTTGCCTTCGTCGTCGGCACGCGGTTCGCGACGGCGTTCGGAGCGACGCCCGCGCTGGCGTTGGGGGTCGCGGCGGCCGCGTGGGTCAAGGGCGTCAATACGCTGGATTCGATGCTCGGCTACCGATCGAAGCCGGTCGGCTGGGCGAGCGCGCGCCTGGACGACCTCGTGATGGCCGTCCCCGCCCGCGTGGCCGCCGTGGCGATCGCGATCGCCGCACGCCGGCCCGGCGCAGTCCCGGACGCGCGGTCGTGGGCCCGCGAGCCGCCGTCGCCGAACTCGGGGTGGCCGATGGCGACGCTCGCGGTCGCGCTCGGGGTCCGGCTGACCAAGCCCAGCGTCTACGACCTCAATCCGGGCGCGCCGGTTCCGGACCGCGAGACCGGAGCGCGCGGAGTCCGGATCGTCGCCGGCGCGGGCGTCCTGTCGATGCTCGCCGGCGGGGTGATGGCGTGGCCGTAG
- the cobS gene encoding adenosylcobinamide-GDP ribazoletransferase, which translates to MAVDAVRGAVGFLTRLPVGQDDDAWDAFRRGPAAFPIAGYVIGALAAIPLVALAPPATAAAAFLGWVYLLTGVAHADGLTDLGDALAVHGDAARRREVMRDTTIGVGGALALAIVAIGLALAAFGLAEAGRGSDRAAVASIVVASEVGAKGAVATLVCLGEATHEGLGSALTEHAGPASLLPVAGAIVPTVAFAAVTPAAPVAALAALATGGAVLWLARSTVGGVSGDVFGATNELARLVALHSGVIAWTHL; encoded by the coding sequence GTGGCCGTAGACGCCGTCCGGGGGGCGGTCGGCTTCCTCACGCGACTGCCCGTCGGGCAGGACGACGACGCCTGGGACGCCTTCCGTCGGGGACCTGCGGCGTTCCCGATCGCCGGGTACGTGATCGGCGCGCTCGCGGCGATACCGCTCGTCGCGCTCGCGCCGCCGGCGACGGCCGCGGCCGCGTTCCTGGGGTGGGTGTACCTGCTCACCGGCGTCGCCCACGCCGACGGCCTGACGGATCTGGGCGACGCGCTGGCGGTCCACGGCGACGCCGCCAGACGGCGCGAGGTCATGCGGGACACGACGATCGGCGTCGGCGGCGCGCTGGCGCTCGCGATCGTGGCGATCGGACTGGCGCTCGCGGCGTTCGGACTGGCCGAGGCGGGCCGCGGGAGCGACCGGGCCGCGGTCGCGTCGATCGTCGTCGCGAGCGAGGTCGGCGCGAAGGGGGCGGTCGCGACGCTAGTCTGCCTGGGCGAGGCGACCCACGAGGGACTCGGCTCTGCTCTCACCGAACACGCCGGGCCGGCGTCGCTGCTCCCGGTGGCCGGAGCGATCGTCCCGACCGTCGCGTTCGCCGCCGTGACGCCCGCGGCCCCGGTCGCGGCGCTGGCGGCGCTCGCGACGGGTGGGGCGGTCCTGTGGCTCGCTCGCTCGACGGTCGGGGGCGTCAGCGGCGACGTCTTCGGCGCGACGAACGAACTCGCGCGCCTCGTCGCGCTCCATTCGGGGGTGATTGCGTGGACGCATCTGTGA
- a CDS encoding NTP transferase domain-containing protein, whose protein sequence is MCGGRGTRLDAPVEKPLYEIGGRPMIDRVLEALAEPAETTHAVVSPHAPETAAHVDVPTIETAGEGYVSDLRTALSTAEQPVLTVAADLPLLTDSVVSAVLDAHERGSLSVSVPAGLKRDLGVSVDTTVETADGELAPTGLNVVGEGPERRLVLEDERLAVNVNRPADARIAEERL, encoded by the coding sequence ATGTGCGGCGGCCGCGGGACCCGCCTCGACGCGCCCGTCGAGAAGCCGCTCTACGAGATCGGCGGCCGACCGATGATCGATCGCGTCCTCGAGGCGCTCGCCGAACCGGCGGAGACGACCCACGCCGTCGTCTCGCCGCACGCGCCCGAGACGGCCGCTCACGTGGACGTCCCGACGATCGAAACCGCCGGGGAGGGCTACGTCTCCGACCTGAGAACTGCGCTGTCGACCGCCGAACAGCCGGTACTGACGGTCGCCGCCGATCTCCCGCTCTTGACCGACTCGGTCGTCTCGGCCGTACTCGACGCCCACGAGCGCGGGTCGCTGTCGGTGTCTGTCCCGGCGGGCCTGAAGCGGGACCTCGGCGTCAGCGTCGACACGACCGTCGAGACCGCGGACGGGGAACTCGCGCCGACGGGGCTCAACGTCGTCGGCGAGGGGCCCGAACGGCGACTCGTTCTGGAGGACGAACGGCTGGCGGTCAACGTCAATCGACCCGCCGACGCGAGAATCGCGGAGGAACGACTGTGA